One genomic window of Leptotrichia shahii includes the following:
- a CDS encoding MliC family protein translates to MKSTKKMILATLIGVLAIGSIGYSAMSKSSRKKTETVSKSNLTRKFSCNSKDLTVENLSTNKVKLTDGTGKVYNLKLTKSASGEEYKGNGVSIQIKGNDAVFTSNGTDESCNLTSDTSSTKKTASGNLLRKFSCDGYQDLTVENVSTDKVKLADGYGTIHNLNSAVSASGEKYADGTVSIQIKGNDAVYTENGKDKSCNLTSTDHGSIEE, encoded by the coding sequence ATGAAATCTACAAAAAAAATGATTTTGGCAACTTTAATTGGAGTATTGGCTATCGGTTCTATTGGTTATTCAGCTATGTCAAAATCTTCAAGAAAAAAAACTGAAACAGTTTCTAAATCAAATTTAACAAGAAAGTTTAGCTGCAACAGCAAAGATTTAACAGTAGAAAATCTTTCTACAAATAAAGTTAAATTGACAGATGGAACTGGAAAAGTTTATAACTTGAAATTAACAAAATCTGCTAGCGGTGAAGAATACAAAGGTAATGGAGTTTCAATTCAAATAAAAGGAAATGATGCTGTATTTACATCAAATGGAACTGATGAAAGCTGTAATTTAACAAGTGATACATCTTCAACTAAAAAAACTGCAAGCGGTAACTTATTGAGAAAATTTTCTTGTGATGGTTATCAAGATTTAACAGTAGAAAATGTTTCTACAGACAAGGTAAAATTAGCTGATGGTTATGGAACTATTCATAACTTGAATTCTGCAGTATCTGCTAGTGGAGAAAAATATGCTGATGGAACTGTTTCAATCCAAATAAAAGGAAATGATGCTGTTTATACAGAAAATGGAAAAGATAAAAGCTGTAATTTAACAAGTACTGACCATGGTTCAATTGAAGAATAG
- a CDS encoding DUF6320 domain-containing protein, producing MYCIKCGVELEDGVKRCPLCETDVPEIKGLEEEFAREYPIVNINLYEMKMKKVKKTVFLSFFTISIISILEVFFQNLIMYGKLEWGYYAIPSILIFDLGLFVFLDSYRMRTNLFLILIGLTAFFLLLDFGDKKLSWSIGRGIPIVFAFYLISLVFSYVWDKHKDDRLKILNFFIFFVGIFLLVLELIISKKMTWSIFSSIPLFILSIMLRYAYKSYKEEFKRRLHR from the coding sequence ATGTATTGTATAAAATGTGGAGTAGAGCTGGAAGATGGAGTAAAAAGATGTCCGCTGTGTGAAACGGATGTTCCTGAAATAAAGGGATTGGAAGAGGAATTTGCAAGGGAATATCCGATTGTTAATATAAATTTGTATGAAATGAAGATGAAGAAAGTGAAAAAGACTGTATTTCTATCATTTTTTACAATTTCAATTATTTCAATATTGGAGGTTTTTTTTCAAAATTTGATAATGTATGGGAAACTGGAATGGGGATATTATGCGATTCCATCTATTTTAATCTTTGATTTGGGATTATTTGTATTTTTAGATTCCTATAGAATGAGAACAAATTTATTTTTGATATTGATTGGTCTTACAGCTTTTTTTCTTTTGCTTGATTTTGGGGATAAAAAATTGAGCTGGAGCATTGGACGTGGAATTCCTATTGTTTTTGCATTTTATCTCATTAGTCTTGTTTTTTCGTATGTCTGGGATAAGCATAAAGATGACAGGTTAAAAATATTGAATTTTTTTATTTTTTTTGTTGGAATATTTCTTTTAGTTTTAGAATTAATTATAAGCAAAAAAATGACTTGGAGCATATTTTCTTCGATTCCATTATTTATTTTAAGCATAATGTTGCGATATGCCTACAAATCGTATAAGGAAGAGTTTAAGCGAAGATTGCATAGGTAA